The Streptomyces sp. NBC_01244 genome contains a region encoding:
- a CDS encoding CBS domain-containing protein yields MTDSTVGDGEEESAGRAVYRFEGRRVLVSDLVDAGLLAAGTDLVFRRKRSGKVYPARVTADGRIELPDGQRFNSPSTAAAAATGRGPFDGWTSWAVDGGPLLDVLRQELLDTVAEQPPSGGLAAGGTATRHAHLKNARKQADADAPITLTVRDLLGWWGASRRGYLVSVQVAAELANHGLSTVPDFAAVGLDDRVTLTGPSVNVEDETETETEGLTGPMTELETTAEPEAAPQQKPATGWEEARMTGAPGPTASDGEDEPGQGQTVGNLPSALKGVESLTSSASFEEAFTKMRLNGYSQLPVLNGPRNLQGAVTWESIALARYADGDAPFSRAIVKAHAVSYADHLIDVLPYLAQFGFLLVKDQTNRIAGIITVADLAAEYGSTARPFMLIGDLDRMLRRVISERLDLAEVIALCDGDGRRALSSFDKLSYGDYQQVLSNPKQWEKLNWRLDRKAFTDRLDELREVRNELMHFNDKDKVGDAAIPMLRNMIEVLREYTG; encoded by the coding sequence ATGACGGATTCCACGGTGGGCGACGGCGAGGAAGAATCTGCCGGGCGGGCCGTCTATCGGTTCGAGGGCCGGCGGGTACTGGTTTCGGACCTGGTCGATGCCGGGCTTCTGGCCGCGGGGACCGATCTCGTCTTCCGGCGCAAGCGATCGGGGAAGGTGTATCCGGCCCGCGTGACCGCTGACGGCAGGATCGAGCTGCCCGACGGCCAGCGGTTCAACTCCCCCTCCACGGCGGCCGCCGCGGCCACGGGACGGGGACCCTTCGACGGCTGGACGTCCTGGGCCGTGGACGGTGGCCCCCTGCTGGACGTTCTGCGGCAGGAACTGCTGGACACGGTGGCAGAGCAGCCGCCCTCCGGCGGACTGGCTGCCGGCGGCACCGCCACCCGCCACGCGCACCTGAAGAACGCCCGGAAACAAGCCGACGCGGACGCTCCGATCACCCTCACCGTCCGGGACCTGCTGGGCTGGTGGGGGGCTTCCCGGCGCGGCTACCTGGTCAGCGTGCAGGTGGCCGCAGAGCTGGCCAACCACGGCCTGTCCACCGTGCCGGACTTCGCGGCCGTGGGGCTCGATGACCGGGTCACCCTGACCGGGCCGTCCGTGAACGTCGAGGACGAGACCGAAACCGAGACCGAGGGCTTGACCGGGCCGATGACCGAGCTGGAGACAACGGCCGAACCGGAGGCAGCACCGCAGCAGAAGCCGGCAACGGGGTGGGAGGAGGCGAGGATGACCGGCGCCCCGGGACCCACCGCCTCCGACGGTGAGGACGAACCGGGCCAGGGGCAGACGGTCGGCAACCTCCCCTCGGCACTCAAGGGGGTGGAATCACTCACCTCCTCGGCAAGTTTCGAGGAGGCGTTCACCAAGATGCGGCTCAACGGGTACTCGCAACTACCGGTGCTGAACGGGCCTCGGAACCTCCAAGGGGCCGTCACCTGGGAATCCATCGCGCTGGCCCGTTACGCGGACGGCGACGCCCCCTTCTCCCGGGCCATCGTCAAAGCCCACGCGGTCAGCTACGCCGACCACCTGATCGACGTCCTGCCCTATCTGGCACAGTTCGGCTTCCTCCTGGTCAAGGACCAAACGAACCGGATCGCCGGCATCATCACCGTCGCCGACCTGGCCGCCGAATACGGCTCTACGGCCCGGCCTTTCATGCTCATCGGCGACCTCGACCGGATGCTGCGCCGAGTCATCTCGGAAAGGCTCGACCTTGCGGAGGTGATCGCTCTGTGCGACGGCGACGGACGCCGCGCCCTCAGCTCCTTCGACAAACTCTCTTACGGGGACTACCAGCAGGTCCTGAGCAATCCGAAGCAGTGGGAGAAGCTCAACTGGAGGCTGGACCGAAAGGCATTCACGGACCGCCTCGACGAGCTGCGCGAGGTCCGCAACGAGCTGATGCACTTCAACGACAAGGACAAGGTCGGCGACGCGGCGATACCGATGCTCCGCAATATGATCGAGGTTCTGCGCGAGTACACGGGCTGA